From the Thermus tengchongensis genome, one window contains:
- a CDS encoding SDR family NAD(P)-dependent oxidoreductase — protein MSRDILGLEGRIVMVTGAGRGFGRAIAHGYGRNGATVIAVDPDVELATSVASEVEALGATAIPIRGDMSVVLDVTSTFEKVEELFGLLDGIVHVTTAESKTPFVELLEGEWYDLMSQDVKSSLYVLQQGLRHLAGGGFVTLVLPPAVRIEPHTLSVRRAVEGLIEGVTRTFPGVRVNGVVPSRDPVSEAYDQALVRAALGLGSMVSEGVRGVVLEVELPEPPPSPEVYELLREVP, from the coding sequence ATGTCACGGGATATCTTGGGCCTCGAGGGGCGGATCGTTATGGTAACCGGGGCCGGCAGGGGTTTCGGCCGGGCCATCGCCCACGGCTACGGGCGCAACGGGGCCACGGTGATCGCCGTGGACCCCGACGTGGAGTTGGCCACCAGCGTGGCCTCGGAGGTGGAGGCCCTAGGGGCCACGGCCATCCCCATACGGGGGGACATGAGCGTGGTGTTGGACGTGACCAGCACCTTTGAAAAGGTGGAGGAGCTTTTTGGCCTATTGGACGGCATCGTCCACGTGACCACCGCCGAGAGCAAGACTCCCTTCGTGGAGCTATTGGAGGGGGAGTGGTACGACCTCATGAGCCAAGATGTGAAGTCCAGCCTGTATGTGCTCCAGCAGGGTTTGCGCCACCTGGCAGGGGGTGGATTCGTCACCTTGGTGCTGCCGCCAGCGGTGCGCATCGAGCCTCATACCCTTTCCGTGCGCCGGGCGGTGGAAGGGCTCATCGAGGGGGTCACCCGGACCTTTCCCGGGGTGCGGGTGAACGGGGTGGTGCCTTCCCGGGACCCGGTTTCCGAAGCCTACGACCAAGCCTTGGTCCGGGCGGCCTTGGGCCTGGGTTCCATGGTTTCCGAAGGGGTCCGCGGGGTGGTGCTGGAGGTGGAGCTTCCCGAGCCTCCCCCATCCCCCGAGGTCTAC